In Bacteroidales bacterium, the sequence TTCTGTTGAACCAGACGGGCAAAAGTCCCACCCATGGAAATCACATCATCGTCAGGGTGTGGACTGAAAATAACTACTTTTTTCGGATAGGGTAATGCTCTTTCCGGCCGGGTACTATCATCGGCATTGGGTTTTCCTCCCGGCCATCCGGAAATAGTATGCTGCAAATCATTAAAAACATTAATATTAATCATACTTGCCGGCCCGAATTCGGCATTCAGGTCACTCATACCATTATCATTATAGTCACGATCGGTAAGTTTCAGTATGGGCTTTTCCGTTTTTTGACATAACCAAACTACTGCTTTACGGATCAAACGATCATTCCAGTTACAAACACCCACTAACCAAGGAGTTTTCATTCGTGTCAATTCCGATCCAGCGGCTAAATCAAGTACAATTTTTGCATTGGTGTGATTCTGTAGATAAGAAGTCGGAAGGCTATCTGTTATTGGCCCTTCTACGGCACTTTGAATAATACGTGCTTTCCCTTCTCCCCATGCCAACAGAACTATTTTCTTTGCAGCCAGAATCGTACCAAGTCCCATTGTAATAGCCCTCCGCGGAACAAATTCCTCTCCAAAGAAATCAGCAGCAGCGTCTACACGGGTAATAGAATCCAGCGTTATTAAACGCGTAGGTGAATTTACCATTGAACCTGGCTCATTAAACCCAACATGTCCGGTACGGCCAATGCCTAATATTTGCAGATCTATCCCGCCCAGACTGGCAATCTTTCGGTCATATCCGGCACAAAAAGAAGCAACGTGTTCAGGAGCTATGGATCCGTCAGGAAAGTTAATATTTTCCTTAGGAATATCAATATGATCAAATAAATATTCTTTCATATACCGATAGTGGCTTTGCAATGCGTCCGGTTTAATTGGATAGTATTCATCAATATTAAACGTATGGACATTCTTAAAACTAATGCCTTCCTCCTTATGTATCCGTACTAATTGTTCGTAAAGTGCAGATGTAGTCGCCCCGGTAGCCAGTCCGAGTACAAATGGTTCTCCCCGCAATGCTTTTTTCTGGATCATTTCAACAATATCCTGAGCTACTTCTAAAACAGCATCATCCGCATTGGCATATATCTCTGTAGGCGTTTTTTCATAACGTCTGATGGCTTCATACGAGTTCACCCCTTCTTTTAGAACGGGTTCCATTTTTTGTCTGTAATTATATATTTTCATAAAATACAATATTTGGTTTAGTTCATGGTATTGGACAAAGATACATATGCTGCTTTATCAACAACATAATAACATGAAACAAATTTAGCATTATTTCCTCAATAAAAAAACGATAATTATCAATTCAACTTATAGGAATTCCTAAAAGCCGATCAATATTTCTTACATTGAAATAATGTGAAACAAAAAAAATAAAAAATGGAAAAAAATAGTAAGTCTGTTGTAAAATTAAAGTAGAAAGAGTCGGCACATGCCAACTCAATCTAACAAACCAAACAATTATCAATTAAACTAACCTTAAAAGCTTAAAAAATGCTCAAAATCTTCATGAGCATTGTATGTTTGTTAACGGTCTTCGTTATAAAAAAACAGTCGCCCAGACTACCTTGTAGTTGCGACTCGCTTCTTACAACGTGGTTCTGTACTTACGTACAAAAAAAGAATTTCTGATTAGACCGAAATTCTTATTACCTTTCGTTGAAAAGCTACTGGTATTAACCTTAGTTTTCATGGTAATAAATTATTAAATTAAAGAACTGCTAAATACAACACAAATACCGTGCCAAATTTTCCAAAAACAACGAATAACAATCATTAAATTTGAGGTTATTTATTTTAGCTGATATATTTGTCACTTCAGTACCTCAGAATGTTCTTCCGGTAATTATTTTTTTTTTAGCGTAGATTTATCCGGTACATTTGTAATGTATTATAAACTATATTTTTTATCATGAAAATTAGTAAAACCTGAATAAATGC encodes:
- the nagB gene encoding glucosamine-6-phosphate deaminase, which gives rise to MEPVLKEGVNSYEAIRRYEKTPTEIYANADDAVLEVAQDIVEMIQKKALRGEPFVLGLATGATTSALYEQLVRIHKEEGISFKNVHTFNIDEYYPIKPDALQSHYRYMKEYLFDHIDIPKENINFPDGSIAPEHVASFCAGYDRKIASLGGIDLQILGIGRTGHVGFNEPGSMVNSPTRLITLDSITRVDAAADFFGEEFVPRRAITMGLGTILAAKKIVLLAWGEGKARIIQSAVEGPITDSLPTSYLQNHTNAKIVLDLAAGSELTRMKTPWLVGVCNWNDRLIRKAVVWLCQKTEKPILKLTDRDYNDNGMSDLNAEFGPASMININVFNDLQHTISGWPGGKPNADDSTRPERALPYPKKVVIFSPHPDDDVISMGGTFARLVQQKHDVHVAYQTSGNIAVFDDDVIRFLDFGNQFSKIFELGGADTKNIYEKLAKKLTNKKPGEPDIPEVRKLKGAIRRSEAKAADRYLGVPEDHVHYLDMPFYETGTVKKSELSEADIKIIIDLLQEIKPHQIYAAGDLSDPHGTHRVCINAILIALHELKEEPWMKDCRLWLYRGAWQEWDIDQVDMAVPLSPEEVLIKRKAIYKHSSQNNGPVFPGADPREFWQRAEERNHATAVLYDKLGMAEYQAIEVFVRHEIE